From a region of the Methylomonas rapida genome:
- a CDS encoding ABC transporter permease — protein sequence MRVLHYWRAMAGIVGRELLRFLHQRERFVSALVRPLVWLFVFAAGFRAALGIAISPPYETYILYEVYITPGLIGMIQLFNGMQSSLSMVYDREMGSMRMLMVCPLPRWFLLCSKLIAGTAVGVLQSYAFLGIAWLYDIQAPLMGYVWILPALVLVGMMLGALGLLLSSFIKQLENFAGVMNFVIFPLFFMSTALYPLWKIKESSEILYTLAQYNPFSQAVELIRFALYEQFNAQALIFTSAAFFVFIGAAILGYNPSKGMMVRKGGGG from the coding sequence ATGAGAGTGTTACATTATTGGCGGGCGATGGCGGGCATCGTAGGCCGCGAACTGCTACGTTTCTTGCACCAGCGCGAACGCTTCGTTTCCGCGCTGGTTAGGCCGCTGGTGTGGTTGTTCGTGTTCGCGGCCGGTTTCCGCGCCGCGTTGGGCATCGCGATCAGTCCGCCGTATGAAACCTATATTCTCTACGAGGTGTACATCACGCCCGGCTTGATCGGCATGATCCAGTTGTTCAACGGCATGCAAAGCTCGCTATCCATGGTGTACGACCGCGAGATGGGCAGCATGCGCATGTTGATGGTTTGTCCGTTGCCGCGTTGGTTTTTGCTGTGCAGCAAATTGATCGCCGGCACCGCAGTCGGTGTATTGCAATCCTATGCCTTCTTGGGGATTGCCTGGTTGTATGACATTCAGGCGCCGTTGATGGGGTATGTCTGGATTCTGCCGGCCTTGGTGTTGGTAGGTATGATGCTGGGGGCCTTGGGCTTGTTGTTGTCATCGTTCATCAAGCAACTGGAAAACTTTGCCGGCGTGATGAATTTCGTGATTTTTCCGCTGTTTTTCATGTCCACGGCGCTTTATCCGCTATGGAAAATCAAGGAATCCAGCGAGATTTTGTACACGCTGGCGCAATACAACCCGTTCTCGCAAGCCGTCGAATTGATCCGCTTCGCGTTGTACGAGCAGTTCAACGCACAGGCCTTGATCTTTACCAGTGCCGCGTTTTTCGTGTTCATCGGCGCGGCCATCCTGGGGTACAACCCCTCCAAGGGCATGATGGTGCGCAAGGGTGGTGGAGGCTAA
- a CDS encoding DUF7673 family protein yields the protein MNTTDHQDTPEQPQAVTDFLNQISNFEIERKAVLSVGVPSLKRLSIIAKRDTGQAATVRLFLLGLYNGHRFPFDLTRLRGLDSDLFTACIDVLTMDARATVQEIHLYFDNGSELFEAWAKEVSK from the coding sequence ATGAACACTACCGATCACCAAGACACTCCCGAACAACCTCAAGCTGTTACGGATTTCCTTAATCAAATCTCGAATTTTGAAATCGAGCGTAAAGCGGTTTTATCTGTTGGCGTTCCATCGTTGAAACGCTTGTCTATCATCGCTAAACGTGACACCGGCCAAGCCGCCACGGTTCGCTTGTTTTTACTGGGGTTGTATAACGGCCATCGCTTCCCGTTCGACCTGACCAGATTGCGCGGTTTGGATTCCGATTTATTCACTGCTTGTATCGATGTCTTGACTATGGACGCGCGTGCTACGGTGCAAGAGATTCATCTTTATTTTGACAATGGTTCTGAACTGTTCGAAGCCTGGGCTAAAGAGGTTTCAAAATGA
- a CDS encoding ABC transporter ATP-binding protein, translating to MTDFALEVQGLSFAYGSKKALDNVNFTVSTGECTILLGPNGAGKSTLFSLITRLYDAREGRIALCGYDVKKQSLQALAKLGVVFQQTTLDPDLSVTQNLRYHAALHGIGRKAADARIQEELERLNMFDRRGEKVRQLNGGHKRRVEIARALLHHPSLLLLDEPTVGLDLPSRQAIVAHVHELVKQEQLAVLWATHLIDEIAADDSLIVLHQGQIKAKGKLAEVLQATNSADPGEVFHKLTQNPPGHKGPKA from the coding sequence ATGACGGATTTTGCGTTGGAAGTCCAAGGCTTGAGCTTTGCCTATGGCAGCAAAAAAGCCCTGGATAACGTCAATTTCACGGTCTCGACCGGCGAATGCACGATCTTGCTGGGGCCGAATGGCGCCGGCAAGAGTACACTGTTTTCGCTGATCACCAGACTTTACGACGCGAGGGAAGGGCGGATCGCCTTGTGCGGGTACGACGTCAAGAAACAAAGCCTGCAAGCGCTGGCTAAGCTGGGCGTGGTGTTCCAGCAGACCACGCTGGACCCGGATTTGTCGGTGACGCAAAACCTGCGTTACCACGCCGCCCTGCACGGCATCGGACGCAAAGCCGCCGACGCGCGCATTCAGGAAGAATTGGAAAGGCTGAATATGTTCGATCGGCGCGGAGAAAAGGTCAGGCAACTGAACGGTGGCCACAAACGGCGGGTGGAGATCGCCCGCGCTTTGTTGCACCATCCCAGCTTGTTGTTGCTGGATGAGCCAACCGTGGGTTTGGATCTGCCGAGCCGTCAAGCCATCGTTGCACACGTACATGAACTGGTCAAACAAGAACAACTGGCGGTGCTGTGGGCCACGCATTTGATCGATGAAATCGCCGCCGACGACAGCCTGATCGTGCTGCATCAGGGCCAGATCAAGGCCAAAGGAAAACTGGCCGAGGTATTGCAAGCCACGAATAGCGCCGATCCGGGCGAGGTATTCCACAAATTGACTCAAAACCCTCCAGGGCACAAAGGTCCAAAAGCATGA
- a CDS encoding FHA domain-containing protein, whose protein sequence is MDDDKTRIRPATVLNAGIDDDRTTLLRPIHEALQIDLLDAQGNQIGHFSLSAPISVGRGQDNAIVISHEVVSRHHLIIKAEAGAWWVYNLNSTNGAYIDGRLIADREPLHLPVLIGIGVGGFYLRVLQQQTDATLVPTPQTSAPSTTEPLPSVHRTLSQNDIEARLLAEEAPPDMGDYTMMARRVIHQDRVKQAKSYKKVIWSLLGVCLVVAGLATYQHFALENTRKLALDMFYDIKTLEVNLSQADIKLEESATVLEDTLKAINQEKLRISQEQLKTQQEQIAAERQRMRLERERLAQMKAKYRQYVEEANSMRLRFPTDTEYENQLIAKVARDLGESELELPEDFVGEVRKYIGYWQGTSRLQNSIRTVEQNNLLQPVVAALQKYGLPLYFIYLPLQESNYDIRAIGPETRFGIAKGAWQLLAGTAQDFGVAPGPLANLREFDEQDGRFDFTLATQAAIKYIRKIYGTEAQASGLLVMASYNYGDNRVRELIRQMPDNPKERNFWTFLQRYELPTETRDYVFMIFSAAVIGEDPQHFGFKFNPPLYPFKS, encoded by the coding sequence ATGGATGACGACAAAACCCGAATCAGACCAGCTACCGTCTTGAATGCCGGTATCGACGACGACCGCACGACCTTACTGCGTCCAATCCATGAAGCACTGCAGATCGATTTATTGGATGCTCAGGGCAATCAAATCGGGCATTTTTCGCTATCGGCACCGATTAGCGTCGGTCGAGGCCAGGATAACGCGATTGTGATTTCACATGAGGTAGTCAGCCGGCATCATCTAATAATCAAAGCCGAAGCCGGCGCCTGGTGGGTGTATAACCTCAACAGCACCAACGGCGCCTATATTGATGGTCGCTTGATAGCCGACCGGGAACCCTTGCATTTGCCGGTGTTGATCGGTATCGGTGTCGGCGGTTTTTATCTTCGAGTCCTGCAACAGCAAACCGATGCAACCTTGGTTCCCACGCCACAAACTTCAGCACCCTCCACAACAGAGCCTCTTCCCTCTGTGCACCGTACCCTTTCACAGAACGACATCGAAGCACGCTTGTTGGCAGAGGAAGCTCCACCGGACATGGGTGACTACACCATGATGGCCCGACGGGTGATTCACCAAGACCGGGTAAAACAGGCAAAAAGCTATAAGAAAGTCATCTGGAGTTTGCTGGGCGTTTGTCTGGTTGTGGCGGGACTGGCTACCTATCAACATTTTGCACTGGAGAATACTCGCAAGCTCGCGTTGGATATGTTTTACGACATCAAAACCCTGGAGGTGAATCTATCGCAGGCCGACATCAAACTCGAAGAAAGCGCGACGGTATTGGAAGACACCCTAAAAGCCATCAATCAGGAAAAACTGCGCATTTCGCAGGAGCAATTAAAGACGCAACAAGAGCAAATTGCCGCGGAAAGACAGCGCATGCGTCTGGAACGGGAGCGGCTGGCCCAGATGAAAGCCAAGTATCGGCAATATGTGGAAGAAGCCAACAGCATGCGCCTGAGGTTCCCAACCGATACGGAGTATGAGAATCAACTGATCGCCAAGGTTGCGCGCGATTTGGGCGAAAGCGAATTGGAACTGCCCGAGGACTTCGTGGGCGAAGTCCGCAAATACATCGGTTATTGGCAAGGCACTTCTCGACTACAAAATAGCATACGCACCGTTGAACAAAACAATCTGTTACAGCCGGTCGTCGCTGCGCTGCAGAAATACGGCCTGCCGCTGTATTTTATTTATTTGCCATTGCAAGAAAGCAATTACGATATCCGCGCGATCGGCCCGGAAACCCGCTTCGGTATCGCCAAGGGCGCTTGGCAGCTGTTGGCCGGCACTGCCCAGGATTTCGGCGTTGCGCCGGGGCCGTTAGCGAATCTGCGAGAATTCGACGAGCAGGACGGCCGTTTCGATTTTACCCTGGCGACGCAAGCCGCCATCAAATACATCCGCAAGATATACGGCACCGAAGCCCAAGCTTCCGGTCTGTTGGTGATGGCAAGTTACAATTATGGCGACAACCGGGTCAGGGAGTTGATCAGGCAGATGCCGGACAATCCCAAGGAGCGGAATTTCTGGACTTTCCTGCAACGCTACGAATTACCCACGGAAACCCGGGATTATGTCTTCATGATTTTTTCCGCCGCCGTGATTGGCGAAGATCCGCAGCATTTTGGTTTTAAATTCAACCCGCCGCTGTATCCGTTCAAGTCCTGA